One genomic segment of Streptomyces liangshanensis includes these proteins:
- a CDS encoding ATP-binding cassette domain-containing protein translates to MLQAIGLTSAPRRDLTPAVDDLTFEARPGCVTALLGAPGAGKTTALRLMLDLERGRGVTYFRGRPLHRIAHPARELGVLLGDVPGHPARTARGQLRMLCAAAGVPASRADELLEVVGLTALRDEPLGALSLGMDRRLGLASALLGDPHTLLLDAPSAGLSPRETSWLFGLLAAHAAHGGTVLYTTDDPKEAARTADRVVTVDGGRLVADQDRAAFSRTRLRPRVAVRTPHAARLADALSREARASKRSVEVIAEAGSRLTVYGSSCPEIGETAFRHGVLVHQLADEIGDTGPVPPLIPAPTTPAARQEAYDSRPVPRPRALASRPARSPLRPVRYELRRMLGVRTAPVVAAAVLVASVALAVPLARTGGTPLPGLLAAWPDLLPLPPAALGAGLLGALSFGDEFRYPALAGARGTVPRRLGLLLAKLAVTAGSALLLAALVVVADAGALRLAYGADAAPVPHNWTALAAGWALLAVGCAWAGLLGAGVFRVTAAGMAAVLAVPVAVVPLVQKALAGPSARSIVGLPGRLRELAWPAWPHQADRWLLATVRLIAQPVAAALTLSLLALLCAYLLTGLRRRARW, encoded by the coding sequence ATGCTCCAGGCCATCGGACTGACCAGCGCCCCCCGTCGAGACCTCACCCCCGCCGTCGACGATCTGACCTTCGAGGCCCGGCCCGGCTGTGTCACGGCGCTGCTCGGCGCCCCCGGCGCGGGCAAGACCACCGCCCTGCGGCTCATGCTCGACCTCGAACGCGGCCGTGGCGTCACCTACTTCCGGGGCCGGCCGCTCCACCGCATCGCCCACCCGGCCCGCGAGCTCGGCGTGCTCCTCGGCGACGTACCGGGCCATCCGGCCAGGACCGCCCGGGGCCAGCTCCGGATGCTCTGCGCGGCCGCCGGCGTGCCCGCCTCGCGCGCCGACGAACTGCTCGAAGTCGTGGGCCTCACCGCCCTGCGCGACGAACCCCTCGGCGCGCTCTCCCTCGGCATGGACCGCAGACTCGGCCTCGCCTCCGCCCTGTTGGGCGACCCGCACACCCTGCTGCTCGACGCGCCGTCCGCCGGCCTCTCGCCCCGCGAGACCAGCTGGCTGTTCGGACTGCTCGCCGCCCACGCCGCCCACGGCGGCACCGTGCTCTACACGACCGACGACCCCAAGGAGGCCGCCCGCACCGCCGACCGCGTCGTCACCGTCGACGGGGGCCGCCTCGTCGCCGACCAGGACCGCGCCGCCTTCTCGCGTACCCGGCTGCGCCCGCGGGTCGCCGTCAGGACACCGCACGCCGCCCGCCTCGCCGACGCGCTGAGCCGCGAGGCCAGGGCCAGCAAGCGGTCCGTCGAGGTGATCGCCGAGGCGGGCAGCCGGCTCACCGTGTACGGGAGCAGCTGCCCGGAGATCGGCGAGACGGCCTTCCGGCACGGCGTCCTCGTCCACCAGCTCGCCGACGAGATCGGCGACACCGGCCCCGTACCACCCCTGATCCCGGCGCCCACGACGCCTGCCGCGCGCCAGGAGGCGTACGACTCCCGGCCCGTGCCCCGGCCGAGGGCGCTGGCGTCGCGCCCCGCCCGCAGCCCGCTCAGGCCCGTGCGGTACGAGCTGCGCCGCATGCTGGGCGTCCGGACCGCGCCGGTCGTCGCGGCCGCCGTCCTCGTCGCGTCGGTGGCCCTCGCCGTCCCGCTCGCCAGGACCGGCGGAACCCCGCTGCCCGGCCTGCTCGCGGCCTGGCCCGACCTCCTGCCCCTGCCGCCCGCCGCCCTCGGCGCGGGCCTGCTCGGCGCGCTCTCGTTCGGCGACGAGTTCCGCTACCCCGCCCTCGCCGGCGCCCGCGGCACCGTCCCGCGCCGCCTCGGCCTGCTGCTCGCCAAGCTCGCCGTGACCGCCGGGTCGGCGCTGCTGCTCGCCGCCCTGGTGGTGGTCGCCGACGCGGGGGCGCTGCGGCTCGCGTACGGCGCCGACGCCGCGCCGGTGCCGCACAACTGGACCGCGCTCGCCGCCGGTTGGGCCCTGCTCGCCGTCGGCTGCGCCTGGGCGGGGCTGCTGGGCGCCGGGGTCTTCCGGGTCACGGCGGCCGGGATGGCGGCGGTCCTCGCCGTACCCGTCGCGGTCGTACCGCTGGTGCAGAAGGCCCTCGCGGGGCCGTCCGCGCGTTCGATCGTCGGACTCCCGGGCCGGTTGCGCGAGCTGGCCTGGCCCGCGTGGCCCCATCAGGCCGACCGCTGGCTGCTGGCGACCGTCCGGCTGATCGCCCAGCCGGTCGCCGCAGCGCTCACCCTGTCGCTCCTGGCCCTCCTCTGCGCGTATTTGCTCACCGGCCTTCGTCGAAGGGCCCGTTGGTGA
- a CDS encoding NUDIX hydrolase, translating into MSPYDPSAFPPFAVTVDLVVLTVRAHVLCALVVRRGETPFQGRWALPGGFVRGDEDLAAAAARELAEETGLPAHDPASPAPGNTAHLEQLGTYGDPGRDPRMRVVSVAHLALSPDLPAPRAGGDANSARWAPVDALLHGEGGFAREDEQPAQLAFDHARILADGVERARSKIEYSSLATAFCPPEFTVGELRRVYEAVWGVALDPRNFHRKVTGTPGFLVPSGGTTTRQGGRPAQLFRAGGATVLNPPMLRPEV; encoded by the coding sequence ATGTCGCCCTACGACCCGTCAGCCTTTCCGCCGTTCGCTGTCACCGTCGACCTGGTCGTGCTCACCGTGCGGGCCCACGTGCTCTGCGCGCTGGTGGTCCGACGTGGGGAGACGCCGTTCCAGGGGCGGTGGGCGCTGCCGGGCGGGTTCGTCCGGGGCGACGAGGACCTCGCGGCGGCGGCCGCGCGGGAGCTGGCCGAGGAGACCGGACTGCCCGCGCACGACCCGGCGTCCCCGGCGCCCGGGAACACCGCCCACCTCGAACAGCTCGGCACCTACGGCGATCCCGGGCGCGACCCCCGCATGCGGGTGGTCAGCGTGGCGCACCTGGCGCTCTCGCCCGACCTCCCCGCGCCCCGCGCGGGCGGCGACGCCAACAGCGCCCGGTGGGCGCCGGTCGACGCGCTGCTCCACGGGGAGGGCGGCTTCGCGCGGGAGGACGAGCAGCCCGCGCAACTCGCCTTCGACCACGCGCGGATCCTCGCGGACGGGGTGGAGCGCGCCCGCTCCAAGATCGAGTACTCGTCGCTCGCCACCGCCTTCTGCCCCCCGGAGTTCACCGTGGGCGAGCTGCGGCGGGTGTACGAGGCGGTGTGGGGCGTCGCCCTCGATCCCCGTAACTTCCACCGCAAGGTGACCGGCACCCCCGGGTTCCTCGTCCCGTCGGGCGGCACCACCACGCGGCAGGGCGGGCGGCCCGCGCAGTTGTTCCGGGCCGGCGGCGCGACCGTGCTCAACCCGCCGATGCTGCGTCCCGAGGTCTGA
- a CDS encoding DUF4192 domain-containing protein, which translates to MNKHHEPTGSADEQQITLRSPAELADALPYLLGFHPTDSVVMVALHGGRGRFGGRLRLGIPRSPGEWPPVAEQLAECLVEGSERRGTRPDGIVVFLCQDPAEGESGQRVMERLRPFAQRLRTACGALDVPVYEALCISDGRYWSYCCPDVRCCPPEGTGLALPGTSVMAAAAAYAGIRVRGSLREMEARLEPRPAPAAEGQARALDDAGAALVPRILGAGSRERVGAETLRLARVLMRRLGDAPRGGVLDSGAGETDAADDGLIGDDEAAAVILGLQDRVTRDRAAEWMEGAEAEPALRLWRALARRCVGPYAEHGAAPLSLAGWVAWSLGDEPAARVALGLALRLDPRYVFARLLHQACNQGMDPEELRRCLRRERAARAAPDPRRAARRPRARPVRPPAVRKALPPAAASRPEAPADRGGGDRRSGRRGTRSGR; encoded by the coding sequence ATGAACAAGCACCACGAACCGACCGGATCCGCCGACGAGCAGCAGATCACCCTGCGCAGTCCCGCGGAGCTCGCCGACGCCCTGCCCTATCTTCTCGGCTTCCACCCCACCGACTCCGTCGTCATGGTCGCGCTGCACGGCGGCCGCGGGAGGTTCGGGGGGCGGCTCAGGCTCGGGATCCCGCGCTCGCCGGGGGAGTGGCCGCCCGTGGCCGAGCAGCTCGCCGAATGCCTCGTCGAGGGGAGCGAGCGGCGCGGGACCCGGCCGGACGGCATTGTCGTCTTCCTCTGCCAGGACCCCGCGGAGGGCGAGAGCGGGCAGCGGGTGATGGAGCGCCTGCGCCCGTTCGCCCAGCGGCTGCGCACGGCCTGCGGAGCACTGGACGTGCCCGTGTACGAGGCGCTGTGCATCTCCGACGGGAGGTACTGGTCGTACTGCTGCCCCGACGTCCGCTGCTGCCCGCCCGAGGGGACGGGCCTGGCCCTGCCCGGTACGTCGGTGATGGCCGCGGCGGCCGCCTACGCCGGGATCCGGGTGCGGGGTTCGCTGCGGGAGATGGAGGCGCGCCTGGAGCCCCGGCCGGCCCCGGCGGCCGAGGGGCAGGCGCGGGCGCTGGACGACGCGGGGGCCGCCCTCGTGCCCCGGATCCTGGGCGCCGGAAGCCGTGAGCGGGTCGGGGCGGAGACGTTACGGCTGGCGCGGGTCCTGATGCGGCGGCTCGGGGACGCGCCGCGCGGGGGCGTCCTGGACAGCGGCGCGGGGGAGACGGACGCGGCGGACGACGGGCTCATCGGTGACGACGAGGCCGCCGCCGTCATCCTCGGGCTCCAGGACCGGGTCACCCGCGACCGGGCGGCGGAGTGGATGGAGGGGGCCGAGGCCGAGCCCGCGCTCCGGTTGTGGCGGGCGCTGGCCCGGCGCTGCGTCGGTCCCTACGCGGAGCACGGGGCGGCTCCCCTGAGCCTGGCCGGATGGGTGGCCTGGTCCCTGGGCGACGAGCCGGCGGCCCGGGTGGCACTCGGCCTGGCGCTGCGCCTCGATCCCCGGTACGTCTTCGCCCGGCTGCTCCACCAGGCCTGCAACCAGGGCATGGACCCGGAGGAGTTGCGGCGCTGCCTGCGCCGGGAGCGCGCGGCGCGGGCAGCGCCCGACCCGCGCCGCGCGGCCCGGCGCCCCAGGGCCCGCCCCGTCCGGCCGCCCGCCGTGCGCAAGGCGCTGCCTCCCGCCGCGGCGTCGCGCCCCGAGGCACCGGCGGACCGCGGGGGAGGCGACCGCCGCAGCGGCCGGCGCGGCACGAGGAGCGGGCGATGA
- a CDS encoding RecQ family ATP-dependent DNA helicase, with product MTNEDRAALRASADSVLARLVGDATGEATLREDQWRAIEALVADHRRALVVQRTGWGKSAVYFVATSLLRARGAGPTVIVSPLLALMRNQVDAAARAGITARTINSSNTEEWETIQDEVVAGEVDVLLVSPERLNNPDFRDQVLPRLAAATGLLVVDEAHCISDWGHDFRPDYRRLRTMLAELPSGVPVLATTATANARVTADVAEQLGTGAGTDALVLRGPLDRESLSLHVLRLPDAAHRLAWLADHLTELPGSGIIYTLTVAAAEEVTAYLRQCGHTVASYTGRTENAERQQAEDDLLANRVKALVATSALGMGFDKPDLGFVVHLGSPSSPIAYYQQVGRAGRGVDHAEVLLLPGKEDEAIWQYFASVAFPPEELVRRTLDVLGHAAKPLSLPALEPLVELRRTRLETMLKVLDVDGAVHRVKGGWTATGQPWIYDTERYAWVARQRGAEQQAMRDYASADGCRMEFLRRQLDDEQAAPCGRCDNCAGVRFQDKVSAGALDAARGELGRPGVEVEPRKMWPTGLAAIGVDLKGRIPQGELSYPGRALGRLSDIGWGNRLRPILAPQASDGPVSDEVVNAVVSVLADWAKGPGGWASGDEDAPARPVGVVTVASHGRPQLVGSLGRRISEVGRMPLLGTVEYGPAAADTAVSRTNSAQRVRALHRTLTVGPALAEALASAGGPVLLVDDLSDTGWTLAVAARLLRRAGAPGVFPLVLAVQA from the coding sequence ATGACCAACGAAGACCGCGCAGCTCTCCGGGCCTCGGCCGACTCCGTCCTCGCCCGTCTCGTCGGTGACGCCACCGGCGAGGCCACGCTCCGCGAGGACCAGTGGCGGGCCATCGAGGCGCTCGTGGCCGACCACCGCAGGGCGCTGGTCGTGCAGCGGACGGGCTGGGGCAAGTCCGCGGTGTACTTCGTGGCGACGTCCCTGCTGCGGGCCCGCGGCGCGGGCCCGACCGTGATCGTCTCCCCGCTGCTGGCGCTGATGCGCAACCAGGTGGACGCGGCGGCGCGGGCCGGCATCACGGCCAGGACGATCAACTCGTCGAACACGGAGGAGTGGGAGACGATCCAGGACGAGGTGGTGGCCGGCGAGGTCGACGTGCTGCTGGTCAGCCCCGAGCGGTTGAACAATCCGGACTTCCGGGACCAGGTGCTGCCCCGGCTCGCCGCGGCCACGGGGCTGCTGGTGGTCGACGAGGCGCACTGCATCTCCGACTGGGGCCACGACTTCCGGCCGGACTACCGGCGGCTGCGCACGATGCTCGCCGAACTGCCCTCGGGCGTCCCGGTCCTGGCCACCACGGCCACGGCGAACGCCCGCGTGACGGCGGACGTGGCCGAGCAGCTCGGCACGGGCGCCGGGACGGACGCGCTGGTGCTGCGGGGGCCGCTGGACCGGGAGAGCCTCAGCCTGCACGTGCTCCGGCTGCCCGACGCGGCGCACCGGCTGGCCTGGCTGGCCGACCACCTGACGGAGCTGCCGGGCTCCGGGATCATCTACACGCTCACGGTCGCGGCGGCGGAGGAGGTCACCGCGTACCTCCGCCAGTGCGGCCACACGGTCGCCTCGTACACGGGGCGTACGGAGAACGCGGAGCGCCAGCAGGCGGAGGACGACCTGCTGGCCAACCGGGTCAAGGCGCTCGTGGCGACCTCGGCGCTCGGCATGGGCTTCGACAAGCCCGACCTGGGGTTCGTCGTGCACCTGGGCTCCCCGTCCTCGCCGATCGCGTACTACCAGCAGGTGGGCCGGGCGGGGCGCGGCGTGGACCACGCCGAGGTGCTGCTGCTGCCCGGCAAGGAGGACGAGGCGATCTGGCAGTACTTCGCGTCGGTGGCCTTCCCGCCGGAGGAGCTGGTCCGCCGCACGCTCGACGTGCTGGGCCACGCGGCGAAGCCGCTGTCGCTGCCGGCCCTGGAGCCGCTGGTCGAGCTGCGCCGCACCCGTCTGGAGACGATGCTCAAGGTCCTCGACGTGGACGGCGCGGTGCACCGGGTGAAGGGCGGCTGGACGGCGACGGGGCAGCCGTGGATCTACGACACCGAGCGGTACGCGTGGGTGGCGCGCCAGCGCGGCGCCGAGCAGCAGGCGATGCGGGACTACGCGTCGGCGGACGGCTGCCGGATGGAGTTCCTGCGGCGGCAGCTCGACGACGAGCAGGCGGCCCCCTGCGGCCGGTGCGACAACTGCGCCGGGGTGCGCTTTCAGGACAAGGTGTCCGCCGGCGCCCTGGACGCGGCGCGCGGCGAGCTGGGCAGGCCGGGGGTGGAGGTGGAGCCCCGCAAGATGTGGCCGACCGGCCTCGCCGCCATCGGGGTCGACCTCAAGGGACGCATCCCGCAGGGTGAACTGTCCTACCCGGGGCGGGCGTTGGGACGGCTCTCCGACATCGGCTGGGGCAACAGGCTGCGCCCGATCCTGGCCCCGCAGGCGTCGGACGGCCCGGTGTCGGACGAGGTGGTGAACGCGGTGGTGAGCGTCCTCGCCGACTGGGCCAAGGGCCCGGGCGGCTGGGCGTCCGGCGACGAGGACGCGCCGGCCCGGCCGGTGGGAGTGGTGACGGTCGCCTCGCACGGCAGGCCCCAGCTGGTCGGTTCGCTCGGCCGCCGGATCTCGGAGGTGGGCCGGATGCCCCTGCTCGGTACGGTGGAGTACGGTCCCGCCGCGGCGGACACCGCCGTGTCGCGTACGAACAGCGCCCAGCGGGTGCGGGCCCTGCACCGGACGCTGACCGTGGGACCCGCGCTGGCGGAGGCCCTGGCGTCGGCGGGCGGGCCCGTCCTGCTGGTCGACGACCTCTCGGACACCGGCTGGACGCTGGCGGTCGCGGCCCGCCTGCTCCGCAGGGCCGGAGCACCGGGAGTGTTTCCGCTGGTCCTCGCGGTTCAGGCGTGA
- a CDS encoding ribonuclease HII, translating to MPYEAPTHTVERSLRATTGARIIAGVDEVGRGAWAGPVTVCAAVTGLRRAPAGLTDSKLINPKRRTELAGELAGWVTSYALGHSSPEEIDELGMTAALRLAAVRALEALPVRPDAVILDGKHDYLGGPWQVRTVIKGDQSCVSVAAASVIAKVRRDAMMAELGAASEEYAPFAFGANAGYPSPVHKAALAERGPTAHHRLSWSYLDGLPRWRHLKKVRVSAETAAMESGGQLGFDF from the coding sequence ATGCCGTACGAAGCACCCACGCACACTGTCGAGCGATCGCTCCGAGCGACCACCGGCGCCAGGATCATCGCCGGCGTCGATGAAGTCGGACGCGGAGCGTGGGCCGGACCCGTCACCGTCTGCGCGGCCGTCACCGGCCTGCGCAGGGCTCCGGCCGGCCTCACCGACTCGAAGCTCATCAACCCCAAGCGCCGTACGGAGCTGGCCGGTGAGCTGGCGGGGTGGGTCACCTCGTACGCGCTCGGACACTCCTCCCCGGAGGAGATCGACGAGCTGGGGATGACCGCGGCACTGCGGCTCGCCGCCGTACGCGCCCTGGAGGCGCTGCCGGTACGGCCCGACGCGGTGATCCTGGACGGCAAGCACGACTATCTCGGGGGGCCCTGGCAGGTGCGTACGGTCATCAAGGGCGACCAGTCCTGTGTCTCGGTGGCGGCCGCCTCGGTGATCGCCAAGGTTCGCAGGGACGCCATGATGGCCGAACTGGGCGCCGCGTCCGAGGAGTACGCTCCCTTCGCCTTCGGCGCCAACGCCGGATACCCGTCGCCCGTGCACAAGGCGGCGCTGGCGGAGCGGGGTCCGACGGCCCACCACCGGCTCTCGTGGTCCTACCTCGACGGCCTGCCGCGCTGGCGGCACCTCAAGAAGGTCAGGGTCTCCGCGGAGACGGCCGCGATGGAAAGCGGGGGCCAACTCGGCTTCGATTTCTGA
- a CDS encoding TetR/AcrR family transcriptional regulator, which yields MVSSRPPAAARPGTVSLRRRGPVLERAILDAALEQLSRVGWNGLTMEGVAAGAQTGKAAVYRRWPSKEDLVAEALRAALPAFEDAADHGSVREDLYQLCRRMRDAMNSLPGVALRAVVHECDGPSAERFQGLIFTGVLEPSNRLFGEVVRRGIRRGDVRPDATGKLVFDVIPALMMYRSKLCASEWPDEDIAEMIDLVMVPLLRARPV from the coding sequence ATGGTTTCTTCGCGTCCCCCGGCCGCCGCCCGGCCCGGGACCGTGTCCCTGCGCCGACGGGGGCCCGTACTGGAACGGGCCATTCTCGACGCCGCGCTGGAGCAGTTGAGCAGGGTCGGCTGGAACGGCCTGACGATGGAGGGCGTCGCCGCCGGCGCCCAGACGGGCAAGGCCGCCGTCTACCGGCGCTGGCCCTCCAAGGAGGACCTGGTCGCGGAGGCACTCCGGGCCGCGCTGCCGGCGTTCGAGGACGCGGCCGACCACGGGAGTGTGCGCGAGGACCTCTACCAACTGTGCCGTCGGATGCGGGACGCGATGAACTCCCTGCCGGGCGTCGCGCTGCGCGCGGTCGTTCACGAATGCGACGGCCCCAGTGCCGAGCGCTTCCAGGGACTGATCTTCACCGGTGTCCTCGAACCGTCCAACCGCCTCTTCGGCGAGGTCGTGCGCCGGGGGATCCGGCGCGGGGACGTCCGCCCCGACGCCACCGGGAAGCTGGTCTTCGACGTGATCCCGGCCCTGATGATGTACCGCTCCAAGCTGTGCGCGAGCGAATGGCCGGACGAGGACATCGCCGAGATGATCGACCTCGTCATGGTGCCGCTGCTGCGCGCGCGGCCTGTTTGA
- a CDS encoding MFS transporter: MTTSQLDTPGRSPGAARRSGRPGIALAVIAACQLMVVLDATIVNIALPHIQNALSFSTTDLSWVLSAYTLTFGGLLLLGGRAGDVLGRRRVFMAGILLFTFASLLGGFAQEPWQLLAARVLQGVGGAIASPTSLALITTTFAEGPERNRAFGVFAAVSAGGGAVGLLAGGMLTEWLDWRWVFFVNVPIGVLIAVLAPMYITESERHPGRFDITGAATSTLGMASLVYGFIRASEEGWKDSVTIGSFVAAVVLLAAFVLVESRAKEPITPLRMFADRNRSGTYVIMLSLAAAMFGMFFFIVLFVQNVLDYSPITSGLAFLPVTVAIAVGAGLSQRFLPVLGPKPFMVAGSALAGIGLLWLTVIDPGSTYVGGVLGPLVIFGFGMGLNFVTLTLTAVSGVAQHEAGAASGLLNASQQVGGSLGLSILVTVFGTASRDEAGKQLPSFMAQANPAEKAELAKTQQLPGHWGHAVLTQGISSAFMAAVAMVVVALLTAVLVIRVRRSDLEALSGKAAGPVA; this comes from the coding sequence GTGACAACCTCTCAACTCGACACACCCGGAAGATCACCGGGCGCGGCCCGACGGAGCGGGCGCCCGGGGATCGCGCTCGCCGTCATCGCGGCCTGCCAGCTCATGGTGGTACTCGACGCCACCATTGTGAACATCGCACTGCCGCACATCCAGAACGCGCTGAGCTTCTCCACCACGGATCTCTCCTGGGTACTCAGCGCGTACACCCTCACGTTCGGCGGTCTCCTGCTGCTCGGCGGCCGGGCCGGCGACGTCCTCGGCCGCCGCCGGGTCTTCATGGCGGGCATCCTGCTCTTCACGTTCGCCTCGCTCCTGGGTGGTTTCGCGCAGGAACCGTGGCAGTTGCTCGCCGCCCGCGTGCTCCAGGGGGTCGGCGGCGCGATCGCCTCCCCCACCTCGCTGGCCCTGATCACCACCACGTTCGCCGAAGGGCCCGAGCGCAACCGGGCGTTCGGGGTCTTCGCCGCGGTGTCGGCCGGGGGCGGTGCGGTCGGGCTGCTGGCCGGCGGCATGCTCACCGAGTGGCTCGACTGGCGCTGGGTGTTCTTCGTCAACGTCCCGATCGGCGTGCTGATCGCCGTCCTCGCCCCGATGTACATCACCGAGTCCGAGCGGCACCCCGGGCGCTTCGACATCACCGGCGCCGCGACGTCCACGCTCGGCATGGCGTCCCTCGTGTACGGGTTCATCCGGGCGTCCGAGGAGGGCTGGAAGGACTCGGTCACCATCGGCTCGTTCGTGGCGGCGGTGGTCCTGCTGGCGGCGTTCGTGCTGGTCGAGTCGCGGGCCAAGGAACCGATCACCCCGCTGCGGATGTTCGCGGACCGGAACCGTTCGGGGACGTACGTCATCATGCTCAGCCTCGCGGCCGCGATGTTCGGCATGTTCTTCTTCATCGTCCTCTTCGTGCAGAACGTGCTCGACTACAGCCCCATCACCTCGGGCCTGGCGTTCCTGCCCGTGACGGTCGCGATCGCCGTGGGCGCCGGGCTCTCGCAGCGGTTCCTGCCGGTCCTCGGCCCGAAGCCGTTCATGGTGGCCGGGTCGGCGCTCGCCGGAATCGGGCTCCTGTGGCTGACCGTGATCGACCCGGGGAGCACGTACGTCGGCGGTGTGCTCGGCCCGTTGGTGATCTTCGGCTTCGGCATGGGCCTCAACTTCGTGACCCTCACGCTGACCGCGGTCTCCGGGGTGGCGCAGCACGAGGCGGGCGCGGCGTCCGGCCTGCTCAACGCGAGCCAGCAGGTGGGCGGCTCGCTCGGGCTGTCGATCCTGGTCACCGTCTTCGGTACGGCGAGCCGCGACGAGGCCGGCAAGCAGCTCCCGTCGTTCATGGCGCAGGCGAACCCGGCGGAGAAGGCGGAGCTGGCGAAGACGCAGCAGCTGCCGGGGCACTGGGGGCACGCGGTGCTGACCCAGGGCATATCGAGCGCGTTCATGGCGGCGGTGGCGATGGTCGTCGTCGCGCTGCTGACGGCGGTGCTGGTGATCCGGGTGCGCAGGAGCGACCTGGAGGCGCTGAGCGGCAAGGCGGCGGGTCCGGTCGCCTGA
- a CDS encoding DUF4153 domain-containing protein translates to MPGSARCPRGRARTRPGGGPVPEEPSVPAPAGEPDAVRSDAQEAQEAATGSGTTSGAATVRTAPADSVRRPAAAAPPGARPRSPAPDWQQWQPQRPEPPAWVTAVRPVTPAPVRVAALWSVLATAVLSSLLLGDGAGLNLLIVAVPAALGACVTARAAGRLPRPWTLAWALGGMALLVVPALRDGALPTFLAVVAALSLGALALQGCRTWPGLVLGPLGLLGALGPGAVWGWQGLRERVGGSRGRLLPVVRTVAIAAVLLVVFGALFASADEAFAGLLGDLTPDVDVTDGPWHFLLFGLGLTGALAAAHTAAAPMRWDRVTVRPGRPRARLEWALPLIVLDLLFAVFVAVQLAVLAGGYDDVLRKTGLTYSEYARQGFWQLLGATLLVLVVIGLARRWAPRDGAGDRTLVRCVLGALCLLTLVVVASALRRMDLYVDAYGLTQLRLSVAAVELWLGLVIVLMLVAGAVGGRWLPRAVVASGAAAVLLFGLFSPDALVAERNVQRYESSGKIDIRYLQELSADAAPALDRLPDDLRSCALRGIQRKLAEDGPEPWYATSRSERRARDLLAERPIEPERHSCATRFASDRFGEFGDPGGYGEEYGEEYGEYGGSGDLRDEP, encoded by the coding sequence ATGCCGGGTTCCGCGCGCTGTCCGCGCGGTCGTGCGAGGACCCGGCCGGGAGGGGGTCCCGTGCCAGAAGAACCGTCCGTACCCGCACCGGCGGGTGAGCCGGATGCCGTTCGGTCCGACGCACAGGAAGCTCAGGAGGCGGCGACCGGGAGCGGTACGACGAGTGGCGCGGCCACCGTGAGGACCGCTCCCGCCGACTCCGTGCGACGTCCGGCCGCCGCGGCCCCGCCCGGCGCCCGGCCACGCAGTCCCGCCCCGGACTGGCAGCAGTGGCAGCCGCAACGCCCCGAACCGCCCGCCTGGGTCACCGCCGTCCGGCCCGTCACCCCGGCCCCCGTCCGGGTGGCGGCCCTCTGGTCCGTCCTCGCGACCGCCGTCCTGAGCTCCCTCCTCCTGGGCGACGGGGCCGGGCTCAACCTGCTGATCGTGGCGGTCCCCGCCGCGCTCGGCGCGTGCGTCACCGCCCGGGCCGCCGGCCGCCTGCCCCGGCCCTGGACGCTCGCCTGGGCCCTCGGTGGCATGGCGCTGCTCGTGGTCCCCGCCCTGCGGGACGGCGCGCTGCCGACCTTCCTCGCGGTGGTCGCGGCACTGTCGCTCGGGGCACTCGCCCTCCAGGGCTGCCGCACCTGGCCCGGTCTGGTCCTCGGCCCGCTGGGCCTGCTCGGGGCGCTCGGCCCGGGCGCGGTGTGGGGATGGCAGGGCCTGCGCGAGCGGGTGGGCGGATCGCGGGGCCGCCTGTTGCCCGTGGTCCGTACCGTCGCGATCGCCGCGGTCCTGCTGGTCGTGTTCGGCGCGCTCTTCGCGAGCGCGGACGAGGCGTTCGCCGGCCTGCTCGGCGACCTGACCCCCGACGTCGACGTCACCGACGGCCCCTGGCACTTCCTGCTCTTCGGGCTCGGTCTCACCGGGGCGCTCGCCGCCGCGCATACCGCTGCCGCGCCGATGCGCTGGGACCGCGTCACCGTACGGCCGGGACGGCCCCGCGCCCGGCTGGAGTGGGCGCTTCCGCTGATCGTCCTCGACCTGCTCTTCGCGGTCTTCGTCGCCGTCCAGCTCGCCGTCCTCGCGGGCGGTTACGACGACGTCCTGCGCAAGACCGGGCTGACCTACTCCGAGTACGCGCGGCAGGGATTCTGGCAGCTCCTCGGCGCCACCCTGCTGGTCCTCGTCGTGATCGGCCTCGCCCGCCGCTGGGCCCCGCGCGACGGGGCGGGCGACCGCACCCTGGTGCGCTGCGTGCTCGGCGCGCTCTGCCTGCTGACCCTGGTCGTGGTCGCCTCCGCGCTGCGCCGGATGGATCTCTACGTCGACGCGTACGGCCTCACCCAACTGCGGCTCTCCGTCGCCGCCGTGGAGCTGTGGCTCGGGCTGGTGATCGTCCTGATGCTGGTCGCCGGGGCCGTCGGCGGCCGCTGGCTGCCGCGCGCGGTGGTGGCGAGCGGGGCGGCGGCCGTCCTGCTCTTCGGTCTGTTCTCGCCCGACGCGCTGGTCGCCGAGCGGAACGTCCAGCGGTACGAGAGCTCGGGCAAGATCGACATCCGCTATCTCCAGGAGCTGTCGGCCGACGCGGCGCCCGCGCTGGACCGGCTTCCCGACGATCTGCGCTCGTGCGCGCTGCGGGGCATCCAGCGGAAGCTGGCCGAGGACGGGCCCGAGCCCTGGTACGCGACGAGTCGGTCGGAGCGCCGGGCCCGCGACCTCCTCGCGGAACGGCCGATCGAACCGGAGCGCCACTCCTGCGCGACGAGGTTCGCGTCGGACCGGTTCGGCGAGTTCGGCGACCCCGGCGGGTACGGGGAGGAGTACGGCGAGGAGTACGGGGAGTACGGCGGGAGCGGCGACCTGCGCGACGAGCCGTAG